In Candidatus Effluviviaceae Genus I sp., the genomic stretch GCATGCTCCCCGGCGAAGAGGAGGCCATGGCCGCCATGGTCCGCGCGCAGGCCGAGGCCGCCATCGGCGAGGCCGACGCCGTCGTGCTCGTCGTGGACCGGACGACCGGCCCCACGGTCGTGGACGCCGACATCGCCGCGCTCCTCAGGCGCTCCCCGAAGCCCGTCCTCCTCGCCGCCAACAAGGTGGACGCGGGGGAGCACGAGGCGGACGCGCCGGAGTTCTACGCGCTGGGCCTCGGCGAGCCCCTGCCGGTGTCTGCCCTGCACGGGCGCGGCGTGGGCGACCTGCTCGACCGCCTCGTCGCGATCATCCCGGCGTCGGCCGCGGCCCCCGAGGAGACAGGCGTGCGCGTGGCCGTCGTCGGCCGCCCGAACGTCGGCAAGTCGTCCCTGGTCAACAGGCTCGTGGGACAGGACGTCGTGATCGTCCACGGCACGCCGGGCACGACCCGCGACGCGATCGACACCGTCGTCACGTTCGAGGGCGAGCGGTTCGTCCTGATCGACACGGCCGGGCTCCGGCGGAAGTCGCAGATCGACCGCGGCGTGGAGCTCTGGAGCGCGATGCGCTCGCTCAAGAGCATCGAGCGCGCCGACGTCGCGGTGCTGGTCGCGGACGCCACCGAGGGCATCGTCGCGCAGGACGCGAGGATCGCGGGGTTCGTCGAAGAGGCGGGGAGGGGTCTCATCGTCGCGTTCAACAAGTGGGACCTCGTCGAGAAGGACTCCTCCACGGCGGGCATGTACGAGCGCCACGCGCAGACCGAGCTCGCCTTCGTGAGGCACGCGCCGGTCGTGCAGATCTCGGCGCTCACCGGCCAGCGGGTGAGGAAGGTCCTCTCCCTGGCGCGCGAGGTGCACCGCGAGGCGTCGAAGCGCATCCCGACGCACGACGTGAACCGCGCGATCATGG encodes the following:
- the der gene encoding ribosome biogenesis GTPase Der, with the protein product MLFNRITRSGVAVVDDEPGVTRDRNYRETDWSGRRFVVVDTGGMLPGEEEAMAAMVRAQAEAAIGEADAVVLVVDRTTGPTVVDADIAALLRRSPKPVLLAANKVDAGEHEADAPEFYALGLGEPLPVSALHGRGVGDLLDRLVAIIPASAAAPEETGVRVAVVGRPNVGKSSLVNRLVGQDVVIVHGTPGTTRDAIDTVVTFEGERFVLIDTAGLRRKSQIDRGVELWSAMRSLKSIERADVAVLVADATEGIVAQDARIAGFVEEAGRGLIVAFNKWDLVEKDSSTAGMYERHAQTELAFVRHAPVVQISALTGQRVRKVLSLAREVHREASKRIPTHDVNRAIMAAADRRPPRGGHRSHILYASQVGVRPPTFVVFVSDPEAVDHAYRRYLANQLRREYGFAGVPIRINVRKRR